One window of the Halobacillus litoralis genome contains the following:
- a CDS encoding YolD-like family protein, with amino-acid sequence MDNRNRDRGTLKWTSLMLPEHVEMIKQVWKEDERIEKPILDEQQWEEIGFKLQRALTDNLPVEIRFHNGFDYSDEKVKVVHLDPQNRKIKCIGLQDKLHTSFQVDDIMDVHII; translated from the coding sequence ATGGATAACCGCAACCGTGATCGAGGTACGCTCAAATGGACATCCTTAATGTTGCCGGAGCATGTGGAAATGATCAAGCAAGTCTGGAAAGAGGATGAGCGTATTGAGAAGCCGATTCTGGATGAGCAGCAATGGGAAGAGATAGGTTTCAAACTCCAGAGAGCGTTGACAGATAACTTGCCAGTAGAGATCCGATTTCATAATGGGTTTGATTACTCTGATGAAAAAGTGAAAGTGGTGCACTTGGATCCACAGAATAGAAAAATAAAATGCATTGGGCTGCAGGATAAACTTCATACTTCATTCCAAGTAGACGATATTATGGATGTCCACATAATTTAA
- a CDS encoding N-acetylmuramoyl-L-alanine amidase, whose translation MAKMLYPEIWNGKTVALSDGHGIGTPGKRTPYIPELGRSIRENEFNRKTVAFLSEILLAHGFRVLLVAPTDQDTSLRDRTNAANRHNADIYVSIHFNAMSFDFDYSRADGISTHVYLGNMKYMSGDLARSIAKYLKQGTKQDWRGYKENNFHELRETNMPAVLTENGFMDDRREALLMIKESYQIETAAEHGQGICDYFNIAWKGANVTEKNWLKRGDTGAKVLEAQRDLKELGHYKGELDGSYGPATEDAVKSFQKEQGIKEDGIFGPNTQKHINAAMDKYTAAEEDEKQMEKNLKETGFKDVEKDSLLQKEITKAKAAGISVGVGNGMFDPNQTITRAEAAALVVRGVEYAMGKEIEIE comes from the coding sequence ATGGCTAAAATGTTATATCCAGAAATATGGAATGGTAAAACCGTAGCATTGAGTGACGGGCATGGTATAGGCACCCCTGGTAAACGCACGCCCTACATTCCAGAGCTTGGCCGATCCATTCGAGAGAATGAATTCAACAGGAAAACGGTAGCTTTCTTGTCTGAGATACTTTTAGCACATGGATTTAGGGTTTTGTTAGTCGCACCTACCGACCAGGACACCTCGCTAAGAGACAGAACCAACGCAGCTAACCGTCACAACGCGGATATTTACGTATCCATTCATTTTAACGCTATGAGTTTTGATTTTGATTACTCAAGAGCCGACGGGATCAGCACCCATGTATATTTAGGAAATATGAAATATATGAGCGGGGACCTGGCCCGCAGCATTGCAAAGTATCTTAAGCAAGGAACGAAACAGGACTGGCGGGGTTATAAAGAGAATAATTTTCATGAGTTGCGCGAAACGAACATGCCTGCCGTATTGACGGAAAACGGTTTTATGGACGACCGGCGCGAAGCTTTGTTGATGATTAAAGAATCATATCAAATAGAAACTGCTGCTGAACATGGCCAAGGCATTTGCGATTACTTTAATATCGCCTGGAAAGGTGCCAATGTTACGGAGAAAAACTGGCTAAAACGTGGCGATACTGGCGCTAAAGTATTGGAGGCTCAACGTGATTTGAAAGAGCTGGGTCATTATAAAGGTGAGCTTGATGGATCTTATGGACCAGCTACCGAGGATGCCGTGAAATCATTTCAGAAGGAGCAAGGGATTAAAGAGGACGGAATTTTTGGACCTAACACTCAAAAACACATAAACGCAGCTATGGACAAATACACTGCTGCGGAGGAGGATGAAAAGCAAATGGAGAAAAATTTGAAAGAGACAGGATTTAAGGACGTAGAAAAGGATTCACTCTTACAGAAAGAAATCACAAAAGCTAAAGCAGCTGGTATATCTGTAGGAGTTGGTAACGGGATGTTTGATCCTAACCAAACAATTACTCGAGCAGAAGCTGCAGCACTTGTAGTAAGAGGAGTGGAGTATGCTATGGGAAAAGAAATTGAAATTGAATAA
- a CDS encoding phage holin, which translates to MKEQIKDVATLVGGFLTAVMAFLATLNIRYEWLTEASISAFVTVIIAFGMLVVGVYSVWKNTYVSKKAKKQKRELQKKGLK; encoded by the coding sequence ATGAAAGAGCAAATCAAAGATGTAGCAACACTTGTAGGTGGTTTTTTGACAGCTGTCATGGCATTTTTGGCCACTCTTAATATCAGATATGAGTGGCTTACGGAAGCTAGTATTAGTGCATTTGTGACGGTCATTATCGCTTTTGGGATGTTAGTGGTGGGGGTTTATTCGGTTTGGAAAAACACTTACGTCAGTAAGAAAGCCAAGAAGCAGAAAAGGGAACTTCAAAAAAAGGGGCTGAAGTAA
- a CDS encoding XkdX family protein — translation MYFNAIRTYYQMGLYDKSDVGDFVEYEWLTEEQYQDITGEEYAIA, via the coding sequence ATGTATTTCAATGCAATTAGGACTTATTACCAGATGGGTTTGTACGACAAGTCGGATGTAGGCGATTTTGTTGAGTATGAGTGGCTTACAGAGGAGCAGTACCAGGATATTACTGGAGAAGAATACGCAATCGCATAA
- a CDS encoding pyocin knob domain-containing protein — translation MPNNTNNLDLYMVTSEDPKDEMYFNVTTMLNENWEKIDQTVETKDGAQTKANDAEQAAIDYAESFGLGTTANLYSGDFNNLYKSGFYYGQTAALNRPGDTNGFCIVTSIDTAYIIQVYFPSGGSTVGNMYKRICSNGVWSSWVQMETTEGAQTKATEVKDWAKSMGLGTPSRFTGNLDNVTTNGFFYIGTDATNQPTAAGYLIHQHHPGMDYASQIYIDLHNQDNYMRTKVNGTWNEWAKIAVDSEVVHKSGDKMTGDLETDARIWHGRIGVYGALGWMKYQGDGTTLDYGTYIAHNAKHDEDTGEWTFERSNVKATVIKTGHHSGSQVWESTNATMTAGDPITWDKKTIETTAGAQAKADAVQDWAKSFGLGSDTKQLAQQTDVDTLDNTGFYDGFDLVNAPTTDTYSIIHIKVSKTAASQVAIGVYPTSGMNRVYTRTKASDVWEPWKEQETTAGAQAKANAVQDWAESYGLGTQAKRIDYHVDNVPNGAGFYYLSNGNLNGSPSGSNGYLIQQVYTSAYKKQLFMDVTTNKIFHRFSDNNGWRPWAEIANQGADVSFASVTVDGVDLKQSVSNGKQQVRDAVIGKGGTVADADSDGIPTFQELTDGVNGITTSAIKSVQRGNNSGSGYSRIVTISPVDLSKSIVLPKGFHTSDASTATIQKTKVLAKFNTSSEIELSSANNYNTQRYFSWEVIEFQDGVNVQSGYIDTTLSALNVTISAVDMNKAAVFYSESLYSSGLDGADVEWALELTDATTLNVRRGDSGQRYFIQWFVVEFP, via the coding sequence GTGCCGAATAATACAAATAACCTTGACCTCTACATGGTAACAAGTGAAGATCCCAAAGATGAAATGTATTTTAATGTTACCACAATGTTGAATGAGAACTGGGAAAAGATTGATCAAACAGTTGAAACGAAAGACGGTGCCCAAACGAAGGCGAATGACGCCGAACAAGCGGCGATAGATTACGCTGAAAGCTTCGGGCTAGGTACAACAGCAAACCTATATTCAGGTGATTTTAACAATCTTTATAAGTCGGGTTTTTACTATGGACAAACAGCAGCACTTAATCGACCTGGCGATACAAACGGATTCTGTATTGTTACTTCTATAGATACCGCATATATAATACAGGTTTATTTCCCTTCGGGCGGAAGTACGGTAGGTAATATGTATAAGAGGATATGTTCTAATGGGGTATGGTCCTCATGGGTTCAAATGGAAACAACCGAAGGCGCACAAACGAAAGCGACAGAAGTCAAAGACTGGGCGAAAAGCATGGGTCTAGGCACACCTTCACGCTTTACGGGAAATTTAGACAATGTCACTACCAACGGGTTTTTCTATATAGGAACTGACGCAACAAATCAACCGACAGCCGCAGGTTATCTTATCCATCAGCATCATCCTGGAATGGATTATGCGAGTCAGATTTACATTGACCTTCATAATCAAGACAACTATATGAGAACAAAAGTTAATGGCACTTGGAACGAGTGGGCAAAGATCGCCGTCGACAGCGAAGTCGTCCATAAGTCAGGCGACAAAATGACAGGTGACTTAGAAACAGACGCCCGTATCTGGCATGGTCGCATAGGGGTCTACGGCGCGCTGGGATGGATGAAGTACCAGGGTGACGGTACTACGCTAGATTACGGGACCTATATAGCGCATAACGCTAAACATGACGAAGATACTGGGGAATGGACCTTCGAGCGTAGTAATGTAAAGGCGACTGTTATAAAAACAGGGCATCATAGTGGTTCTCAAGTATGGGAAAGTACCAACGCTACAATGACCGCGGGGGACCCGATAACCTGGGATAAAAAGACGATTGAAACAACGGCAGGCGCCCAGGCGAAAGCCGATGCTGTGCAAGACTGGGCGAAAAGTTTTGGATTAGGGTCTGATACGAAGCAGCTGGCACAGCAAACGGATGTAGACACTCTTGATAATACAGGATTTTACGACGGTTTTGACCTAGTAAACGCGCCTACGACAGACACCTATTCCATAATTCATATAAAAGTATCAAAAACGGCTGCTTCTCAGGTGGCTATCGGGGTTTATCCTACTTCTGGAATGAACAGGGTTTATACTAGAACAAAGGCGTCAGATGTTTGGGAACCGTGGAAAGAACAGGAAACAACCGCAGGCGCCCAGGCGAAAGCCAATGCTGTGCAAGACTGGGCAGAATCATATGGTTTAGGTACCCAGGCAAAGCGGATCGACTACCATGTCGATAACGTACCAAACGGGGCGGGATTCTATTACCTTTCAAATGGCAATTTAAACGGATCGCCTTCGGGATCAAATGGGTACCTTATACAGCAGGTATATACTTCTGCTTATAAAAAGCAGCTATTCATGGACGTGACGACAAATAAAATATTCCATCGATTTAGTGATAATAATGGGTGGCGTCCTTGGGCGGAGATCGCGAATCAAGGCGCCGACGTTTCCTTCGCTTCTGTAACTGTGGATGGCGTCGATTTAAAGCAATCTGTCAGTAACGGGAAACAACAGGTCCGCGACGCCGTTATTGGCAAAGGTGGAACAGTCGCGGACGCTGACAGTGACGGAATACCGACCTTCCAGGAACTGACGGACGGGGTAAACGGAATCACGACAAGCGCGATCAAGAGCGTGCAGCGTGGAAATAATTCAGGGTCTGGTTATTCCCGTATTGTAACTATAAGCCCTGTGGACTTAAGTAAATCGATTGTCTTGCCAAAGGGTTTTCATACAAGCGATGCATCCACAGCGACGATCCAAAAAACTAAGGTATTAGCCAAATTTAATACCTCAAGCGAAATTGAGTTATCATCAGCGAATAACTACAATACCCAAAGGTACTTTTCCTGGGAAGTCATCGAATTCCAGGATGGTGTGAACGTACAAAGCGGATATATTGATACGACGTTAAGCGCTTTAAACGTTACTATTTCTGCGGTAGACATGAATAAGGCCGCGGTCTTTTACAGTGAAAGCCTTTATTCGTCTGGATTGGACGGGGCGGACGTCGAGTGGGCCCTGGAACTTACAGACGCTACTACATTAAATGTACGCAGGGGCGATTCAGGTCAGCGCTACTTCATTCAATGGTTCGTCGTCGAGTTTCCATAA
- a CDS encoding putative phage tail protein, giving the protein MIFVDESIPVGERLFNSLPDLYERSDIMRMLMDIRGDELGKIQDILDEILLQFSINTATWTIEWWEKEYGVNASYKNSLEERRSVVKAKMRKGDASHNILLKRVVDAYTNGQVETRFENGIIIVAFTSFYGVPSNLDDVRESVLRIIPAHLPFEFEFRYYFIDEVEKLTINEMEASTLDAFSF; this is encoded by the coding sequence ATGATATTTGTAGACGAGTCGATTCCTGTAGGAGAAAGGTTGTTTAATAGCTTACCAGACCTTTATGAACGTTCTGATATCATGAGAATGCTAATGGACATAAGGGGAGATGAATTAGGTAAGATCCAAGATATCTTAGATGAAATATTATTACAGTTTTCTATTAATACGGCAACATGGACCATCGAGTGGTGGGAGAAGGAGTATGGGGTAAATGCGTCTTATAAAAACTCCCTAGAAGAAAGAAGATCAGTAGTTAAAGCAAAAATGCGTAAAGGCGATGCATCCCATAATATTCTGCTCAAAAGAGTGGTTGATGCATATACAAACGGTCAAGTAGAGACTAGGTTTGAAAATGGAATAATCATCGTTGCTTTTACCAGTTTTTATGGGGTGCCTTCAAACTTGGATGATGTAAGAGAAAGTGTATTGCGAATAATACCAGCTCACTTGCCGTTTGAATTTGAATTCAGGTATTACTTTATTGATGAAGTTGAGAAATTAACAATAAATGAAATGGAAGCATCCACATTGGATGCTTTTTCTTTTTAG
- a CDS encoding baseplate J/gp47 family protein: MNELPLPSFLEEESEEEILQRMLDAMGNDLDKSEGTFIWDTMAPLSPELAKTAEWCRQVLQRGFVSTTFGVYLDHKASERGLTRQDAVKATGETKLSGEPGTIIPAGTRVATPADNITPSIEFETTEELSIDTDGEVNIGIQAVNAGRSGNVKPYSISILVTNLDGVTAVQNSTGTSGGFDIESDESLRKRILEDNQKADGAGNISDYVTWAQQIASVGTVLVDSLWDGANTVRLIIFDRNNNPASPEVVQEVQTHIDPTQDGAGLGEAPIGAIVTVVTVDPFVVDVNIPALQPTDNYSLSQVKGNVEEALDQHFNQLDPGAVIRVKGVAAAIIQAEGVLDFGDITLNGSLENITLSRTDSASLGSVSYT, from the coding sequence ATGAATGAGTTGCCTTTACCATCTTTTTTAGAAGAAGAATCAGAAGAAGAAATTCTCCAAAGAATGCTCGATGCTATGGGGAACGATTTAGATAAATCAGAAGGTACCTTTATATGGGACACCATGGCTCCATTATCGCCTGAGCTTGCTAAAACGGCTGAGTGGTGCAGACAGGTCTTACAAAGAGGGTTTGTTTCTACAACTTTTGGTGTTTATTTAGATCATAAAGCTTCTGAGCGTGGATTGACCAGACAAGACGCAGTGAAAGCGACCGGAGAAACTAAACTCTCAGGAGAACCCGGCACTATAATCCCAGCAGGAACTAGAGTAGCAACGCCGGCTGACAATATTACACCTTCTATTGAATTCGAGACTACAGAAGAGCTCTCAATAGATACTGATGGTGAAGTTAACATAGGGATACAGGCGGTTAATGCAGGGAGAAGTGGTAACGTAAAACCTTACTCCATAAGTATCCTGGTTACAAACCTTGATGGAGTAACTGCTGTTCAAAACTCAACAGGTACTTCTGGAGGGTTTGACATTGAAAGTGATGAGTCTTTAAGAAAAAGAATTCTTGAAGATAATCAAAAAGCGGACGGCGCAGGTAATATCAGCGACTATGTAACATGGGCTCAGCAAATTGCAAGTGTAGGAACCGTGTTAGTTGATTCATTATGGGACGGGGCTAATACCGTCCGATTAATTATCTTTGACCGTAACAATAACCCTGCATCACCAGAGGTAGTACAAGAAGTTCAAACCCATATTGACCCTACTCAAGATGGGGCAGGCTTGGGTGAAGCACCTATAGGAGCTATAGTCACTGTAGTTACTGTCGATCCATTCGTAGTTGATGTTAATATTCCAGCATTACAACCAACAGATAATTATTCCCTAAGTCAAGTTAAAGGGAATGTAGAGGAAGCACTGGATCAACATTTTAATCAGCTTGATCCGGGAGCTGTTATTAGAGTTAAAGGTGTCGCTGCAGCTATAATTCAAGCTGAAGGCGTGCTCGATTTTGGAGATATAACCTTAAACGGGAGCTTAGAAAATATAACATTATCCAGAACAGATTCGGCTTCATTAGGGAGTGTCAGTTACACATGA
- a CDS encoding DUF2634 domain-containing protein, whose protein sequence is MSKLFPEKAYQQAETNITSGEPGNVIRFGRSVVFDYETGEFSISPTGKFVQVDGEDSWIEWCKKAVRTRRYSSLIYSEDFGQEFNDVLGRGLTKEAIESEIKRMTTECLEVDPRTANVRNFNFGWEKDKVSFDFEVQSIRNVSGTVNGEVNFSS, encoded by the coding sequence ATGAGCAAACTCTTTCCTGAGAAAGCGTACCAACAGGCAGAAACTAATATTACTTCAGGAGAACCTGGTAATGTCATTAGGTTTGGTAGAAGTGTTGTATTTGATTATGAAACAGGTGAGTTTTCGATTTCCCCCACAGGTAAATTTGTTCAAGTGGATGGAGAAGACTCTTGGATTGAGTGGTGCAAGAAAGCAGTCAGAACCCGAAGGTATAGTAGTTTGATTTATTCTGAGGACTTTGGCCAGGAGTTTAATGATGTATTAGGAAGAGGATTAACCAAAGAAGCTATCGAGAGTGAAATAAAACGTATGACTACTGAATGTTTGGAAGTTGATCCCAGAACAGCGAATGTTCGAAATTTCAACTTTGGTTGGGAAAAAGATAAAGTTTCGTTTGATTTTGAGGTGCAAAGTATTCGAAACGTATCAGGCACAGTAAACGGGGAGGTGAACTTTTCATCATGA
- a CDS encoding XkdQ/YqbQ family protein, which yields MNYEIVLNNEYILNDLLQDISMEEELDSVAVRMSLTIKSHPDLPVITGGDELKVTGKLFNTTSYGEIFNGVIWDVDDAKKGLKNISIEAYDRSIYLAKSEDEYLFSKGKTASHRLKEYASDWEIPLGEISDTHIALAKSVYRAQPIYRMIQRDLSETSDKGGDLFIPRMNRNRLDLVPFGSNRDVWILEANEEVRNRKTLESAVTQVKVLGKEEEDKKTPVLATVSKDTEKFGTLQKILQDDKVKTKKDAEKAGNKQLAGIDQTTTVRGLDINVIRVGDLVEVDNAQQYVISVKRDLKASGFMTLEMGSLDHIRRKYYDQGSF from the coding sequence ATGAATTATGAGATTGTATTAAATAATGAGTACATTCTTAATGACTTGCTTCAGGATATATCCATGGAAGAAGAGCTGGATAGTGTTGCCGTAAGGATGAGTTTAACAATAAAAAGTCACCCCGACTTACCTGTAATAACAGGTGGGGATGAGCTTAAGGTGACTGGTAAATTATTTAATACCACTTCTTACGGAGAAATATTTAATGGTGTTATATGGGATGTAGATGACGCCAAGAAAGGACTCAAAAATATATCTATAGAGGCATATGATCGCTCAATTTATTTAGCTAAAAGTGAGGATGAATATTTATTTTCCAAGGGAAAGACTGCTTCTCATCGTTTGAAAGAATATGCCTCTGATTGGGAAATTCCTCTTGGGGAGATATCTGATACTCATATAGCATTGGCCAAGTCTGTATATAGGGCACAACCAATCTACCGAATGATTCAAAGAGACCTGTCTGAGACGTCCGATAAAGGGGGAGATTTGTTTATCCCCCGGATGAACAGGAATCGTTTGGACTTAGTTCCTTTTGGGAGTAACAGAGATGTTTGGATTTTAGAAGCCAATGAAGAAGTTAGAAATAGAAAAACACTTGAAAGTGCTGTAACACAAGTGAAAGTCCTAGGGAAAGAGGAAGAAGACAAAAAAACACCTGTGCTTGCTACAGTGTCCAAAGATACTGAGAAGTTCGGTACTCTTCAAAAGATCTTACAAGATGATAAGGTCAAAACAAAAAAAGATGCTGAAAAAGCTGGAAACAAACAGCTGGCAGGGATAGATCAGACTACTACCGTAAGAGGGCTAGATATTAACGTAATTCGAGTAGGTGATCTAGTGGAAGTTGATAATGCGCAACAGTATGTTATTTCAGTAAAACGCGACTTAAAAGCAAGCGGATTTATGACACTTGAAATGGGCTCACTTGATCATATCAGGAGGAAATATTATGACCAGGGATCCTTTTAA
- a CDS encoding LysM peptidoglycan-binding domain-containing protein — MDFYLLSSEFGDFHFPVNPQTVDIIREKMIETIDINDVGEVDIPTGERVPTVAFSSFFPLHSDSYCQYQDIPDPHDAFEKLEKVRESGKPIRLLITESPINDMYRIASISPQIRGGEPGDLYFDIEFRAYKEIKIRKSTKSEKPKSRPSKPKPKVYVVVKGDNLWDIAKSELGSGSKWPSIYKIPENKSTIGSNPDLIYPGQKLVMP, encoded by the coding sequence ATGGACTTTTACCTTTTGTCATCGGAGTTTGGAGACTTTCATTTTCCTGTTAACCCACAGACTGTGGATATCATAAGAGAAAAAATGATTGAGACAATCGATATTAATGATGTAGGGGAAGTAGATATTCCTACTGGAGAGAGGGTGCCAACCGTTGCATTCTCTTCTTTTTTTCCTCTACACTCTGATTCCTATTGTCAATATCAAGACATTCCGGATCCGCATGATGCTTTTGAAAAATTAGAGAAAGTGAGAGAATCAGGAAAGCCAATACGATTATTAATCACTGAAAGTCCCATAAATGACATGTACAGAATCGCCAGTATCTCTCCACAAATCCGTGGAGGTGAGCCTGGCGATCTTTATTTTGATATTGAATTCAGGGCATACAAAGAGATTAAAATTCGAAAAAGCACTAAATCAGAAAAGCCCAAATCACGACCATCAAAACCAAAACCAAAGGTCTATGTTGTCGTTAAAGGAGATAACTTATGGGATATCGCTAAAAGTGAGTTAGGTAGCGGAAGTAAATGGCCATCGATTTATAAGATACCGGAAAATAAATCCACTATTGGATCAAATCCAGACTTGATTTATCCAGGGCAGAAGTTGGTCATGCCATGA